A window of Tautonia plasticadhaerens contains these coding sequences:
- a CDS encoding PQQ-dependent sugar dehydrogenase, whose translation MRRTHARSPGGAAPLPALGPPGGPVGPGLRRLAALGLLAIASASPTTGALAQDEGPSMLVPDLRVEPVVGGLTTPIGLAFLGEDDFLVLEKDTGRVLRVVGGAVDSTVLDLAVNSASERGLLSIALDPDFPEDPGVYLYWTESTSGADSGDVAQTPLLGNRVDRFSWDGSTLAFEYNLIRIRALQVDAGQPGRGNHDGGVIRFGPDGMLSIIIGDLGRRGQMQNLRFGPTVLDAPVPDDQFGGPGPDDAHLSGVILRVDEQGQAPPDNPFFAVGASLGGEVGANIQKLFGYGVRNSFGMAFDPETGLLWTQENADDAFSELNLVGPGFNGGWIQVMGPIDRIRQFKLIEATMFGGAMQQIRWPPILIAYTPRLVLSRLFLLPGAEYTDPAFSWKFEVAPAGIAFVEGDGLGPDYEGDLLVGASRPFLAGGYLFRFDMNEDRDGFDFDDPRLDDGVADNLDKHEGTESESLLIGRDFGIGTDIQNGPDGFVYVVSLSLGTVYRILPAE comes from the coding sequence ATGCGACGGACGCACGCTCGAAGCCCCGGGGGGGCCGCCCCCCTCCCCGCCCTCGGCCCCCCCGGGGGCCCCGTCGGGCCCGGCCTGAGGCGCCTGGCGGCGCTCGGCCTGCTCGCAATCGCCTCGGCCTCCCCGACGACCGGGGCCCTCGCCCAGGACGAAGGCCCCTCGATGCTGGTGCCGGACCTCCGGGTCGAGCCGGTCGTCGGCGGCCTGACCACCCCGATCGGCCTGGCCTTCCTCGGCGAGGACGACTTCCTCGTCCTGGAGAAGGACACCGGCCGGGTCCTCCGGGTCGTCGGCGGCGCGGTCGATTCCACCGTCCTCGACCTGGCGGTCAACTCCGCCTCCGAGCGCGGCCTGCTGAGCATCGCGCTCGACCCCGACTTCCCCGAGGACCCCGGCGTCTACCTCTACTGGACCGAGAGCACCTCGGGCGCCGACTCCGGCGACGTGGCCCAGACCCCGCTGCTGGGCAACCGGGTCGATCGCTTCTCCTGGGACGGCTCGACCCTGGCCTTCGAGTACAACCTGATCCGCATCCGGGCCCTCCAGGTGGACGCCGGCCAGCCCGGCCGGGGCAACCACGACGGCGGGGTCATCCGGTTCGGGCCCGACGGCATGCTCTCCATCATCATCGGCGACCTCGGCCGCCGGGGGCAGATGCAGAACCTCCGCTTCGGCCCGACGGTGCTCGACGCCCCGGTCCCCGACGACCAGTTCGGCGGCCCGGGGCCCGATGACGCCCACCTCAGCGGCGTCATCCTCCGGGTCGACGAGCAGGGCCAGGCCCCCCCCGACAACCCCTTCTTCGCCGTCGGGGCGTCCCTCGGCGGCGAGGTCGGCGCCAACATCCAGAAGCTCTTCGGCTACGGCGTCCGCAACAGCTTCGGCATGGCTTTCGACCCCGAGACCGGCCTCCTCTGGACCCAGGAGAACGCCGACGACGCCTTCAGCGAGCTGAACCTCGTCGGGCCCGGCTTCAACGGCGGCTGGATCCAGGTGATGGGCCCCATCGACCGCATCCGCCAGTTCAAGCTCATCGAGGCGACGATGTTCGGCGGCGCCATGCAGCAGATCCGCTGGCCGCCGATCCTGATCGCCTACACCCCCCGGCTGGTCCTCTCCCGGCTCTTCCTGCTGCCCGGGGCCGAGTACACCGACCCGGCCTTCAGCTGGAAGTTCGAGGTCGCCCCGGCGGGCATCGCCTTCGTCGAGGGGGACGGGCTCGGCCCCGACTACGAGGGCGACCTGCTCGTCGGCGCCTCCCGGCCCTTCCTGGCGGGGGGATACCTCTTCCGCTTCGACATGAATGAGGACCGAGACGGGTTCGACTTCGACGACCCCCGCCTCGACGACGGCGTGGCCGACAACCTCGACAAGCACGAGGGGACCGAGAGCGAGTCGCTGCTGATCGGCCGGGACTTCGGCATCGGCACCGACATCCAGAACGGCCCCGACGGGTTCGTCTACGTCGTCTCGCTGTCCCTGGGCACCGTGTACCGGATCCTGCCGGCGGAATGA
- a CDS encoding RNA polymerase sigma factor — protein MTDTKLLGAFLGRHDVEAFEALVRRHGPLVLRVCRDVLDDPDDAEDAFQATFLVLVRRAETIRDPDSLGRWLHGVANRVALRARADARRRQIRERRGVEMAAMAPDHDDDEAALRELRPVLHTELDRLPKKLRDPLVLCYLEELSYEQAARRLRLPLGTLKARLSRGRDLLRSRLTRRGVAVSTLLLLALLGERAGAVPPALIASTVDAGILLGRRSRAMPPTIPSRIAGLVDRESGAGALRRCASLVVLAAMLGVGGLFLCVAVSAATPVIADSLVPSKSTPPSGCHAD, from the coding sequence ATGACGGACACCAAGCTGCTGGGAGCGTTCCTCGGTCGTCACGACGTCGAGGCCTTCGAGGCCCTGGTCCGGCGTCATGGCCCGCTCGTGCTCCGGGTGTGCCGGGACGTGCTCGACGACCCCGACGACGCGGAGGACGCCTTCCAGGCCACGTTCCTCGTGCTGGTGCGACGGGCGGAGACGATCCGGGACCCCGACTCGCTCGGTCGCTGGCTCCACGGGGTCGCCAATCGGGTCGCCTTGCGGGCCCGGGCCGACGCCCGACGCCGGCAGATCCGGGAACGCCGGGGGGTGGAGATGGCGGCGATGGCCCCCGATCACGACGACGACGAGGCGGCGCTCCGGGAGCTCCGCCCCGTGCTGCATACCGAACTCGACCGCCTGCCGAAGAAGCTCCGAGACCCCCTGGTCCTCTGCTACCTGGAGGAGCTGAGCTACGAGCAGGCCGCCCGGCGCCTCCGCCTGCCCCTGGGGACGCTCAAGGCCCGGCTGAGCCGGGGCCGGGATCTGCTCCGATCCCGGCTGACCCGGCGGGGGGTCGCCGTCTCGACGCTGCTGCTGCTCGCCCTGCTCGGCGAGCGGGCGGGGGCCGTCCCGCCGGCCCTCATCGCCTCGACGGTCGACGCCGGGATCCTCCTCGGCCGGAGGTCCCGGGCGATGCCCCCGACGATCCCCTCCCGGATCGCCGGCCTGGTCGACCGCGAGTCCGGGGCCGGGGCCCTGCGGCGTTGTGCCTCGCTGGTGGTGCTGGCCGCGATGCTCGGCGTCGGCGGGCTGTTCCTCTGCGTGGCCGTCTCGGCGGCCACCCCGGTGATCGCCGACAGCCTCGTGCCCTCGAAGTCGACGCCCCCTTCGGGGTGCCACGCGGACTGA
- a CDS encoding PEP-CTERM sorting domain-containing protein, producing the protein MIRSDRARRAVAPPLALLLMVLGSSRAGAETQLITNGGFEEGGGSLLSWTTADQPGGDGGFFPQSGTTSPILGDPVPGPPEGGFAAMTDAEGPGSHVLYQDVVLPTQQLLSATLSFDLFIGNRADVFATPDTLDFTGVMNQQARVDLLSPTADPFSLLAGDVLMDLYRTEVGDPAVSGYTTFSFDLTPLLSSRAGETVRLRFAEVDNLFSFQFGVDNVSLTVQAIPEPGTLTLVGIAALGLAGVGLRRRRRERR; encoded by the coding sequence ATGATTCGATCCGACCGGGCCCGGCGGGCCGTCGCCCCGCCGCTCGCCCTGCTGCTGATGGTGCTGGGGTCCTCGAGGGCCGGCGCCGAGACCCAGCTCATCACGAACGGGGGCTTCGAGGAGGGGGGCGGGAGCCTGCTCTCCTGGACCACCGCCGACCAGCCGGGAGGCGACGGGGGCTTCTTCCCCCAGTCCGGCACGACCAGCCCGATCCTCGGCGACCCGGTCCCGGGCCCCCCCGAGGGCGGCTTCGCCGCGATGACCGACGCCGAGGGGCCCGGCTCCCACGTCCTGTATCAGGACGTCGTCCTGCCGACCCAGCAACTCCTCTCGGCCACCCTGAGCTTCGACCTGTTCATCGGCAACCGGGCCGACGTGTTCGCCACCCCGGACACCCTGGATTTCACCGGGGTCATGAACCAGCAGGCCCGGGTCGACCTGCTCTCCCCGACGGCCGACCCCTTCAGCCTGCTGGCCGGCGACGTTCTGATGGACCTCTACCGGACCGAGGTCGGCGACCCGGCCGTCTCGGGCTATACGACCTTCTCCTTCGACCTGACCCCCCTGCTCTCCTCCCGCGCCGGGGAGACGGTCCGACTGCGGTTCGCCGAGGTCGACAACCTCTTCTCGTTCCAGTTCGGCGTGGACAACGTCAGCCTGACGGTCCAGGCCATCCCCGAGCCCGGCACCCTGACCCTGGTCGGGATCGCCGCACTCGGACTGGCCGGCGTCGGCCTCCGGCGTCGGCGTCGGGAACGCCGCTGA
- a CDS encoding AsmA family protein codes for MRGPSRPRRHCRRLIALAVVPPLFWALVLLLFPTGWAARIVERRVEELTGCPTALAALRFGPLGGIRLEGLAVREPGAGGIDGPPPWVEAGAIDVDLSLADLLLGRVEPTRVEVRDLDLRLVRGRDGAFAPWFLLRNAEPADLAVGRAGEDDERAGPIAFRLVRGRVAYVDVELATTIEVDDLDGSGTWWPSVVAVDDLSGTLNGGTLALAVELERGPTPAFAGQLEARGVHLGRELGLLAYLVPYLAGASDGLEGRLDLDLELKGQGASGPALRDSLAGRGKVRLDPIRLDGSSLLVDLARVLPATQYGKIGTLRSDFLVADRKVVSRRIQLDLGGTPIVLEGGAAFDGRISYRLDTGPLAGKLGPDALALLGEAGVKPEDLLELRVTGTTDRPLVHVGGQIIDARDEGRAALEEYARRLRDRLLR; via the coding sequence ATGCGAGGTCCGAGCCGCCCGAGACGCCATTGCCGCCGGCTGATCGCCCTGGCGGTCGTGCCGCCGCTGTTCTGGGCCCTCGTGCTGCTGCTCTTCCCGACCGGCTGGGCCGCCCGGATCGTCGAGCGGAGGGTCGAGGAGCTGACCGGCTGCCCGACCGCCCTGGCCGCGCTCCGGTTCGGCCCGCTCGGCGGGATCCGCCTGGAAGGGCTGGCGGTCCGCGAGCCCGGGGCAGGGGGCATCGACGGCCCGCCCCCCTGGGTCGAGGCCGGGGCGATCGACGTGGACCTGAGCCTGGCCGACCTGCTGCTCGGCCGGGTCGAGCCCACCCGGGTCGAGGTCCGCGACCTGGACTTGCGGCTCGTCCGGGGACGGGACGGGGCCTTCGCCCCGTGGTTCCTGCTCCGCAACGCCGAGCCGGCCGACCTGGCCGTCGGCCGGGCCGGGGAGGACGACGAGCGGGCCGGGCCGATCGCCTTCCGGCTGGTGCGGGGGCGGGTCGCCTACGTCGACGTCGAGCTGGCCACGACGATCGAGGTCGACGACCTGGACGGCTCGGGGACCTGGTGGCCCTCGGTCGTCGCGGTCGACGACCTGAGCGGGACGCTCAACGGCGGCACCCTCGCCCTGGCGGTCGAGCTGGAGCGGGGCCCGACCCCCGCCTTCGCCGGCCAGCTGGAGGCCAGGGGGGTGCACCTCGGCCGTGAGCTGGGCCTGCTGGCCTACCTCGTGCCGTACCTGGCCGGGGCCTCCGACGGGCTCGAAGGGCGGCTGGACCTCGACCTGGAGCTGAAGGGGCAGGGGGCCTCGGGCCCGGCCCTCCGGGATTCGCTCGCCGGCCGGGGGAAGGTGCGGCTCGACCCGATCCGGCTGGACGGCTCGTCGCTGCTGGTCGACCTGGCCCGGGTGCTGCCGGCCACGCAGTACGGCAAGATCGGCACCCTCAGGAGCGACTTCCTCGTCGCCGACCGCAAGGTCGTCAGCCGCCGGATCCAGCTCGACCTGGGGGGCACGCCGATCGTGCTCGAGGGCGGCGCCGCCTTCGACGGACGGATCTCCTACCGGCTCGACACCGGCCCGCTGGCCGGCAAGCTCGGCCCCGACGCCCTCGCCCTGCTCGGCGAGGCCGGGGTGAAGCCCGAGGACCTGCTGGAGCTTCGCGTCACCGGCACCACCGACCGCCCCCTCGTCCACGTCGGCGGCCAGATCATCGACGCCCGGGACGAGGGCCGGGCCGCGCTCGAGGAATACGCCCGACGCCTCCGGGACCGCCTCCTCCGATGA